The stretch of DNA CAAATTAGGATGGGAAGTATAATTAAAAAGTCAAATTAATCAGTCTATTCTAAATGTTGTCAAACATGGTTTACTTTTAAATTGTTAATTTTAAAGTTTAGGCATCCAACTGGTAACTAACATGTAACCTAACAAATGTCCAGTCTTCTTCAGTAAGTTCACCAATGAACTGaggtaaactggagaaactgtAGTGTACATTGTCTGTGTACTACAATTTGCAGCACGTGTGGGGATTTTATAGTGCCCTATATAGAGAATAAAATTTTAAGTTGAAATTTTTTACATCACTGAATCAGAATGGCCGATTCAATATATAGTGGACTATTGAGTGGGTGATTGGACATTCTAAACATTGCTTCAGTCTCTGGAATTGAAGCCAAATTGAACATCTCCAAATTGGATTAGAAACCAGAAAATCTCAGATAATTCAAATAGATTAAAAGattcaaatataaaaataaaaatgagtacctcctcttccttgtttttctccttctcgTCTGGCTTCTGCACCACTGGTTTAGGCTCATCTTTGGGAGGCTCTTTCATCTGAGGCTTCACAATGTAATTTTTTGTGACTAAACTTTCAAAGAGTTTGTCAACAAAACCGGAGGTTTCTGGAAATCAAACAGGGAAAAATACATCTAATTATTGCCTGTAAAATATACCAATGAAATGGGTATGACATATCTAACTACAGGCTGGCAAAACATGCAAATAAAATAGCTTTAAATATTAACTGCCTAGCCtttgaaaaaaaactaaaataaattcCCAAAACAATATGTTGTATCGCGTAGTGTATAAATGACTTAGTCTGCCTGGTGAGGTTACTCTTGTTGTAGCATGTCAAACAACCTAACTGGATTACTCCCTTAGATTTACACCAGCCCTGGGTCTGCGTtctacagtcattttctacaatttTCTACAggttctttacagttattgggGTAAACAGAAACACGTAAAACTCTGCAGTTAACAAGAATATTGTGAGCCTGTCAGTCAGTTTACTTTGACACGGATGCTTcccccatgggattacattttattgtcattttGTAGCTAGTGTACCTAAAAAGATGGGGAAATGGAGCCCAGTTCAAAAATCCTTCAGTTTTCCTTCAAGTTCCGACCTGAAACACCTGAAGCAGTTAATCAAGCCTTTAAGAGGCATCCGTAGAGGGCTGCAACCTCAACTCTGCATTATTGCGCAATTGAAGTGGGCAagtccattaaaaaaaaaaaaaaaactgacagcttTCAAAACTACCTCAAAGTACAGCCGATTCCATGCGTTACAACTGTACTGTATTACAGCAGCGAACTAATTTCTTCAAATCTTGAGGCTGCTGTTTCAATGAGAGGCAGACAACAGAGTGCGATgagctgaaatgtatttcaATCTTGCAGACTTCCATTATGCTTTCCAAATCAAAAAATAAACACTTATCCAAGttaagccaatcagaatattctgctcacttGTTGTGGGAACCTTTTAAGACAATGGtggctgtgtgcgtgtccgtgtgtgtctgagacccTGTTTACTCCTCGGTCGGCTTCACCGGTCCTTGACTATCGGCATCCGCCTCCCCTATGCAGAGACCCCTTAATGAATACTTGGCTGTCTGTCAGCCTGCACCTATGAACTGCACATAGGCCCTCTCTGCCTGACCTTACTTGACACTTGTTTCTGCAGAATTgctccatgttcaccacaccactttATCACAACCATTATATTTTACTACACTACCTATATAATATTAACTAGTATTTACATCTTCGCTCTAGGGTATAAACGTGTGGAGTTAGCCTCTCCGTGACTGGAGTACCGTCCACACAGATCATCTACATCAAAATATTTATCTGCCGATTTAGAAAAAGAATAGACTCTGATATCGCAACTGTCCCTGTTAACTTTCACAAAATGAAGTTCACCCTACGTCTCGTTACCATTACAATGTAATGCAACTTTTCACAGTCAGTGGCCCATCTTTAAAGATGAAGCAGGTTATGGTACTGGCAATTGGATTTATGGACCATTCTTACCTTGCTGAAGGAACACATCCAGTTGATCAGCACAGAGGGCTTTCAGCTCTTTCTCAGGTTTGTCTTTCTTCACTAGAGCCACCACGTAGTTGGCTAACGCAGAGGGGTCAGCATCACATCTGCAAAACAACGGATAGTTAATATGAGAGGTCAAAAGATATTCAGCCCGAGATGACATCCCTAAACTATGCAACACATTATCCACTGTTGGATATTATAATTGACGTCAGCTAGCGATATAAGAAGTGGGAAATAAAACTGCAATTGGTTTACAACACGTGTATGCATCCCGGATAAAGATGCCGTACATTCTATCTGCAATAAATATTGTTTACTACATGCACGAGGCGGCCTAGCTAAAAGCAAACGTTAGCTACGGCGGCTAACTGTCTATAAATGAACATGGCCTTGGCCTCCTGAATTATTTCACTGCTGTGAGGCTTCTGACATGCAATAGGAGTTCCTCAAACTTAGTACAAAGATTTCTGTGATACGTTAAGACAGCAAGTCAGTTCGTCAAACTAGCACGAAAACAACCAATGAGAATCCTTCGATAAACTGGCTAACCAGAATGCTAGgcggctagctagctaaatgaGAAACTGAGGCGGGCGGGCAAGGAAATCTATACTGAATTTAGATTTCGAAGTTCTGGTCCTAGATTTAGAGACGATTTTAACTGTAAATAATGTGACTGATGACTTTTCTTACttccactaccactaccacggCAAGATTAAAAACCATCCACTCTTCCACATATAACGCCAGCGAGATAGTTAGCAACCTTCCCAGCTAGCTATAACGTTAGTAGCTAGCCAGAATGTAAAAAGTCCATCACTCACATTGGTTCCAGGAGTTTCGCAAGCCACGACTTCAAGGCGTCAACATTGTCTATAATCATCGTTACAACGACTTTTATACGGACTATAAGCAGACTGTCTTGTTGTATATTCCCAATTTCATCGTCTACTGCTAAAATTATTCAGTTCGGGCctttgctagctaactagctatctAGTGATAGTCACTTGCACGTCGGACAAACTGCTTTACGTTCGAATAGGCATGGCAACATTAACAGGCAACACGAAAGACCAATCAGCTTTTCTCACAAGGGGGCTGTGTGAAATCTACCAATCCTAGCCTCGGTTTCTTCAACGAGGAGTAATGTAATCCGCTTGTGGGCTTTTGCAGTTATGTAATACTGACACTGTACAGTGAGTGTTTAGATAGACTACAAAGATTATCTGTTATCAGCTATAAAAATAAACCTGTGCTGAGTAgtgtttactttttttaaagcttCATTAGAGCAGTGTCGGTGCATGCTGGTGCTGTGACTGTATATCagcaaacgtttttttttgtgtttgtttctcaaaAGTTAGATAATTCAACCACAGACTTATAGTAGGCCCTAATCATTTCAAGATGCATATAGGTACCTGGCTACCCTTGGCCTGGCACTCTGAAGATGATGCTGGGACAGAAGTATTCTACCCGTTGCAGTTTCTTTTGCAGATTTTGTTTTGGAAAAATGTTCTAATGTTCTAGTTCATTTTTATATGAATGTAAGATACCCATATGTGAAAAATAAATAGGCGTACTTCATGGtataaagaaaacatttcataaTTATGCCTGTATCAATATTGATTTCCTTCATGACAATCAgaagtttttccttttttgattCAAAAAATTACACACCACACGTTTAACATTTAACTATCATTTGCAACAACCGAAAAAGTATACACTACACTAAAGCAtgattgctgatgactgatgcCCTGTCAAActgcttctgtttctctttaGTAGTGAGAACTACAGCTCTTCCCTGAGCAATTATGCTGTCATAGTGTCTTTGGCAGCTGTGGATCAATGTGTGTCATGTCCTTGCTGGCTCAGATGATAtgaaatgaagacaacagatcAACAAGACTAGTGTGATTTCCTAAACTCCTTCTAAATTTCACAGAGACTGGTGGAAATCTGCAGAAGCCTACTGTATTAGAACTGCCCTCTATCTATGGTCATTTGGACATTAAGGTGTCTGTAGCAAACAAGGATTAGAAAGGACCAAGGATTAGAAATCTGTTTTTTGAAATATGCTGCTTTCTGCTTCTGGcctcaagaagaagaagagaaaaaaagacaagacaagaggaGATTTTTCTGAAGGCTGCAGGTTGACTTTGCCAGTGAGAAATGGGTTAGGCAGAAATGCTAGGTACCTTTTCTGCATTGCACTGCATATAACAGCAACTGGGGGCaattagctatataaattcagACACCAGGTCCTCATGGGTTACAATAACCACACAGAGTTGAAAGCcactatgatttttttttaaatgggaaaaaatagtattttattttgtaaaagctgAATTTGTCAGGGCTTCTAAGAAGTACTCCAGCTCAATAGGTGGCGGCAATGCATCTAAACTAGATTCTCAACCACCTTTTAAAACAAATGTAGAACAAAAACAAGAGGGGAAAACATGGCGGCTCCTGGTAAAAAGTGAGTGCAACTATCATTCAGTGTCAAAAccaataacttttttttttgtcttcatttgaatttaaaatattgtaaatgaaaataaacataaatagtgGATACATTTCTAACTTTCTGCAGATGATCTGGCAAGCTAACCACCCGGTCCTACCTAACTAACTTACCTTGTGTTTcggttgctagctagctagctagctacgtcAGAAAGCTAATAAACAGCTCTATCTTGTATGCAAGTCAGCCATCCAGCCAACGTGCCTTTTCTTTAGTGTATTTTTAAAAGTGTTGTTTGGCCAATACATTTTGTCCCGCAGGATTTTACTAAAGGCATTACAGGCAATTAAGTAGAACGTCATGGACACGTTACCTGGTTAAATATATAGCGAGCAGAACATGACATTTTCAATACAATACGCATGTTGCAGGCATAAATTAAGAACGGAATACAGTAAAAGCAGCCAACTAGCTGTGTTCATTGTACCAAATCAGATATATGGATGCGTGAAGTTTATTGATCTATCCTTTCGTTAAATTTTCATGCTATGTCAACCATTCAGTGTTGTTTGCATGTTATGTCAACCATTCAGTAACTTTGTACTCTCACTCTGTCCTGTTTCAGGTACGGGTTGATTTTATCCCAGAAAAAAGCCCAGACACCCAAAGCTTTTTCAGCATCATCTGTGTTTGGAGATGATTCTGACGACGAGGTAATGTGTCATTCACTTATGTAATGCTAACTTAATTACTCTAACAGCTAACTTAGTTAACCAGTTTTATTTTATCTATATACTAACGTCATGTAGCAAAGATTGTTAATGTTGTCAGTGCACCAAACAACCATGTAGGTTTACTTGCCTTGGTATTGTTGTAGCAAATTGACTTCTTCAAATCTTAAAGTTGCTACTTCAATGAGAGGCAGACGACCGAATTcgatgaactgaagtttattcaatcttgcagacttCCAGACAATTTGAGCAGTGGTCAATGTAGCATCTCTGTCAATAATCACTGCACTAACTTTTTATACCACATTTTCCGTCACTATTTTCTAAtcaaaaactaaaacatatcAAAgttgagccaatcagaatattctgctcaaACTTAAACATTTATCCAAGgtgagccaatcagaatattctgctcatTCATTGCCGAAGGACCTTGCAAGACAAAGACAACTTATAATGAGCAGATGTGTCCTTATCTATGTTTTCAACACTCCCGGTTATGACCGGTTATGTTTTCAAAACAACTACTCTGCCTGCCCTTTGACTAATTCCGCACCCACCCTTTATTCACACGTTTTCCCCAGATATCAGTTGGAGAGAGTTTGCAGAAGGAGGCAATTAAAAAGAAGGTTATGAAACAGGTAAGATATTTTAAACTGTCTTAAGGTTATGAACAATAATTATGTATGAATGTCAGATTATGTAAGACACAACTTACGAAGTATCTGCTGCAACTGCATTGTTAGTTACCTCGATCCTTGCATCTGCCCAACTAGAGTGTGCAAAattcttttgttcttttgtgttATTAGACCAAGCTGGAGATGCAAAAAGCACTGGAGCAGGACAGTAGTGTTTATGAGTATGACAATGTGTATGATGACATTCAGAAAGAAAGGCTAGAGACTAATCAGAAAATCCTTGGTGGCACAGACAAGAAGGTAAGTTCTTAATTCCTACATGTTACTTTTACTTAATTCAATCAGGTTAACAGTTGCAGTTAAACACCAGGGAAGCCCaagaaatatgaatattaaaataaataaataaataaagtgtcaATAGAGCTTGGAACTGGAATTGTGTGCCATATGTTTGGAATGTGACTGCTGAAATACTTTTGACTGGTTTTGACTCTTCTGTCGAGTGCTTGACATTTCTGTGGAATTGCCCTCTTTTTTCCACCCCATCTTCATTTCTGCAGCCCAAATACATAAACCAGTTATTGAGAGCAGTAGAGGACAGGAAGAAGGAACAAGAGcgcagagatgagagaaagattCAAAAGGAAAGAGAAGCTGAAGGGGAGAAGTTTGCAGATAAGGATGCCTATGTCACGTCTGCCTACCGGCAAAAGcttaaagaaagagaggaagaactggagaaggagaagaggatggaggCGATGGAAGGTGAAAAGCAAGTTTTTAGTTTCGGGATGTGTATGAGTTATATGTGATGACTTAAGCAAGTACCTTTGACTTGAACTTTGTGTAGTCAAGTACCCCCACATTTCTTGACACTATGAAGAGTCATGTTAAATGTGTTCTCATTTGTTTAAAATCTCAACTGTCAATAACAGTGAAGTTTTAATTTTCGACCTTGACCTCAGTATCATGTTATTGTCATTTGGTGATTGGGTGTCTCTAGAGCATTTTGCGACAGTTTACTATTCCAACAATCAGTTGCACTTGAGTAACTGTATAACAAAGTGTGTAATGTTAAAATTGACATATGGATTTAACAGACCCAAATctgttttttgtgcgtgtgcgtgtgggaacACTGTAGCGGCCTTGGATGTTAAAAAGCAAAAGGACCTTAGTGGATTTTACCGACACCTGCTGAATCAGACAGTTGGGGAGGAACGCATACCTGATGGAACCACTCACAGGTAAGCCACAGTGTCACACTGAGAAAACACTCTTAAAAGCGTGATTTGTTGGGTTGAATAGGAGCTATAATTCATAAGTTGGCAATCTTATTCACCAAAGAAATGATAATCAAAATTGTATTCTCATCTTTTTGTTTACTGGCCTTTGAGTGCAGTAAACTGACGCAGTCCTTAATATAATATTTCATATAGAAATATTTCAATAGGGTGTTCCATCCTCTAAAAACATTCCCCACCTCATGTTACCAAAGTCCTCTGCCATGTCACGAGTGACCATTTTTAAAACGAATGAAATAATAAGCTGTTTCCTTCAAAGGGATGAGAAAATAAAGGTCGAAAAAGACCAtacacctcctccatctcctccatgcGATGTTGACTCTGCCGACGAGGACGAAGACGAGCCAAGAGACGTGAAGCCTGAGTTCAACAAGTCagcccacaacagctcccatTCCAAACGGCAGTACAGGAAACAGAGATCCCCTTCCCCAGACAGCAGAGAAGAGGACAACAAAGACAGaaccagagagaggaagagagacagcgacagggatagagatagagacagagaacgggaaagagatagagatagagaaagggaagacAGGCACGGTCATAGAAGAGATGAGAAGCAGcacaggagggagaaagaaagggatcgGGAGAGAGATGATGAACGCAGTAGAGGAAGAAAGGACAAGGAGAGGGAAGACAGACATGGGAAGGTTGAGcctagagatagagacagagaaaaagatagagagagagatagagataaggctagaaatgaagagagggagcgCGAGAGCAAGGAACAAGGGAACcacaagaacagagagagggagaagcaaaGAGAAGACAAGAACGACGACAGAACCCAGAATGatgaaaaggagggagagaaaacttCAGAGAAAGTAGAGAAAGTGGAGAAAGAGatcaaagaggaaaagaaaagtgaGACACCCGCTGATGAGGCGACTTCAGCGAGCACTGCTCCTGAGCCCAGTAAGTTTGCTAAACGCAGCAACGATCAGACTCTCAGCTCAGCCAGGGATAGGTACCTAGCCCGCCAGATCTCTCGGACGACAGAGAAGTCCTACATCGAGAAGGAGGACTGAACGAAAGAAGGGTGTGCATGTTAGAGACGACATGGAAGGGGGTGGAATTGAGTTCAGTCAAGTTAACTGCTGTTGCTCTGAAAAGCACATGGTGGGATCAATAGTTGCAAGTGAGTGAGGGTTGTCGtaaatgtagttttttttttttttttttttgctcatgtACAGAAATGTTCTTTGTTAATAAATCTCCCACTAGTTGTGAAAAGTGGTTACCACTGTGTTCTTTGATTAATGTTTCCTGACCAAAATGCAATATTTCTTGTAAGATTGATTGTGCAATTAATTGGTAAGCACAAATACGTTTTCCTGGTGTATAGAAGACCAGACATCCTGAAGTGACGCACTGATGAAATTACACTTGAACGTGGCTCAAATTTGTTGGCTTCTCTGTCAAAATAAGTTATTCAAATGGTCATTAAAGAACACTGAACCAAAGTGCTTCTTGTACAAAGGGGCTTTCCATTTGTACATGGTATGAATTATTAATATGCCTGAAAAATTATTACCATGTAAATATAATTATGGTCACTAAGTGTGTAATATTACCATGTATTTCATTAGTCAGTATCTGGAACAATTAGAGATGGTTTGTTATGAATAATAAGTTATTATATATTAGTCACAACCATAATTAAAATCAAAATTATCAAAATAGCTATAGctgaaatgtaataaataattgtatttgtgtttataaGACTGCCATTGTGAATTcacacaacattttaaaatagtCCATTTCACAGGCATCCTGCAAAGCACTTTACACATCTTCACAATTCTTGTCCTcagatttttctgaaaattCTTCTCAATCATATTGTGTCAGAGTATTATTTTAGTTGCCGGTTTAAAATATAGTGGTCACAATTAACCTTTTATTTATATTCAAATACCCTCAAAAATCGGGGGAAATAGCAACAACCAGATCAATAGTGGGAGAAACATTCCCATGATGCTAAGTATTTGATGAGCTGTACCACCACGTCGCCTCTCGCGATAGCTACGTAGCCCAGTGCCAAGGAAGCGTGGGGTTTCATTGAGGTTCGCCAGATTTGGTCTTCAAAAGTTTTCTTAAAATGACGGTGAGTATGATATCTCTCTGTTAGAACATAATTTGAACACCGATTTCATTTGTACAAGGAACACAAACCTACAGAAGTTGTTTAGCCTGCAGAAGTCTTGTGGACACTAATGTCAGCCTGCTAGCAAGATGATGCTAACGTTTGCTAGCTAAGGCAATCGGACCATGCCTGTATTGTTGACCATGCCGTTCTTTTAGGTTGTGTTAACGATTATGATTTGGGATTTGCCCTGACTGTAAGTTTTGAGTTTTGGGTAACGCTGGCTTTTACAGTGCTGAGCTTTTTGCTCGAATACACCTGTTAGCACGTTATGAACATGGCAAAGCTAGTTAACTCATCTGTCAGCGTGATTGGAAAGGCTTCAATCAAACCAGCTGTCATTACAATCGTTATTGCTCACTAGAATAATATCTCGACATAAACAAGCGAACTGTGTTATATACCGGGTTGTACTTGTTTGCAGGAACGAAAAGGAACTGCTAAGCTCGATTATCTGAGAAAGATCGAGGAAGAAATTCAGCAAAAATGGGATGAAGCGAAAGTATTTGAAAGCAATGCCCCGACTACACTTGGGGAGTGTAAAGAGTGAGTTTTTAACCAGTTGAATGGCATAGTCTTATTGGATGGAAAGTGGTGCCTGAGCCTTGTTTCTTGGTTTGTCATTTTCAGCAAGAAGAAATACTTTGTCACCTTTCCATACCCGTACATGAATGGAAGATTACATCTTGGACACACATTCTGCCTCTCTAAGTGTGAGGTGAGGTCTATTCTCATCTACATTCACATATTCTGCACAAATACGCTGTGAATATAAGCATAGTTCGCTAACTTTTTGTATCACTCTTGGCTATTGGTTATTATATAGTTTGCTGTTGGATACCAGCGCTTGAAAGGTAAACAATGCCTGTTTCCTTTTGGACTTCACTGCACTGGGATGCCCATCAAGGTGAGCTTGTTGCTTTAATGAGATCAAATTCAGTGATATTACATGAGTTCTTGTTAGGTAGGGTAGGTGTTTTACTTTAAGTGTCTGATGTTGTATTACCCAAATAGGCTTGTGCAGACaaactgaagagagagatggagctgtATGGGAACCCACCCCAGTTTcctgatgaggaggaagagcaagaagaGAAGCCCCAagtggcagatgaattcataatTAAGGACAAGTCTAAAGGGAAAAAGGTGAGAATTGCTCAATATTACACCTCTGACAGCATCACCTTGTGGTTAGTGCTGTACAGTTACTCTCAAAACTCTCAAGCCACTCGGAAATCGTCACCGGAGACCGCAGGAGGTTGAGCACAAATAAACACTCTACTCCATGGAAACCATAAGCTCCTTGTCGCAGTACTCacattgtgtttctgtgttggtGTCAGAGCAAAGCAGTAGCCAAGGCTGGCAGCTCCAAGTTCCAGTGGGACATCATGAAATCCCTGGGCCTGTGCGACGGGGAGATCGTCAAGTTCGCTGATGCTGAGCACTGGCTGGAGTACTTCCCACCCCTCGCCGTGAAGGACCTGCAGATGATGGGAGTTAAGgtacggggggaaaaaaacctcaaATGGCTCAAAAACCCAATGCTGAGTGCCATTGATTACAAGTATATCAATATTTTGCAAACTTCTACTAAAAATTATTTATAGGTTTTACCCAACCCAACACTTTCTCATCTCTCATTTCATCTTGAACTCATTATTTGTAACTCTGACAAAATTGTCACCTTTGTTTAGGCAAATGAATGTGACATTCAACAATAGTAATGAATTGTTCCTTTTAACATGTGCCCACATGTGGTGATGTGTTTTAGGTGGATTGGCGTCGCTCATTCATCACGACCGACGTGAATCCTTTCTATGACTCATTTGTGAGGTGGCACTTCATGACtttgaaagagaggaaaaagatcAAGTTTGGGAAGAGGTAGCTATTTTGCCCCTGTCCCTAAACAGTATATGTTTATGTCTTCCTGTTGCACACATTTTACATACCTTATTGTATCATTCTACAGATACACCATCTACTCACCCAAAGATGGTCAGCCATGTATGGaccatgacagacagacaggagaggtgaGTTGTTGATTTGTTGAACAGattgatgttttcatttatgATGTACATGAGCAAATCTTTACATTTGTTGTCTTTACTCCACCATAGGGAGTGGCTCCACAGGAGTACACGCTGATTAAGATGAAGGTGGTTGATCCTCTCCCAGCAAAACttaggtgtgtgttctgagtttaATGTTCATGAGTTTGTTCCTTTTTCAAAGTTAGCAAGAACTCTTTAGGGTGCTTATCGTCTATATTTTACCtgaattattattcatttgcaATGTATATGGTTTCACTACTTACGTAGTATGGCCTAATTCACCTGTTCTCGTTTTAGCGCCCTCAAAGGCAAGAATATCTTCCTGGTGGCAGCGACCCTCCGGCCTGAGACCATGTTTGGCCAGACAAACTGCTGGGTGCGGCCTGACATGAAGTATGTGGCCTTTGAGACGGCCGGTGGGGAGATGTTCATCTCCACACTGAGATCCGCCAGGAACATGTCGTACCAGGGCTTCACCAGAGAGAACGGAGTGGTGCCCGTCGCCATGGAGCTCCTGGGTCAGGTTAGTAAGGGTTGTATGATTTGTTTTGAGAGGACTTTGGCTGTTggtgttttgttattgtttttgagTGGAGATGACGTGCCCTGACCTCACGGTTGGTTGTCTGCAGGATATTCTGGGAAGTTCTCTCAGTGCTCCGCTCACGTCTTACAAGGTCATCTATGCTCTGCCCATGCTCACCATCAAAGAGGACAAAGGTACCGATCCACTTCCCCTCACCTcatctccctatttctctctgtcttcctctccgtcACTAGTACACACAGTATACATTCatgcataaatgcacacacacacacacacacacacacacgtactctcactcactccttcttgTTGCATTGCTCCACATTATAGATCAGCCAAATGCAAAGGAGCAACACACTACATACAACCCTTGGGTATTTGCATCATTTTTAGGCACATTACCCAGGATACCCCTAGGGTAGCTGTCTGATCCACCTTCTTGCATATCCACTGCATGACTATTCTCATACACGAGACGCACCACAGATGCTGCTCAAGGAGGGTGGTAAAGGAGGCATGTGCTTGAGGCACTCCTGGCCTGCTGTCACAGCCGAGAGGAGGCTGGCATTAGTCATCAGGGAGTACAGTAAACATGGCCAAGTTGCAGTATGAAAATGGCTTTTGTAGATGTAGGGCCCCAGGCAAACTAACCATCATTCTGATATGCCATCTTCCAAACAGTGAGTCATcactatgattttttttttccagcttgCTTcagggtttttatttttttatttttttagatttcTATCAGAACTGTCAGATTTCTTTCATGCTCAATTTCAATGGAATTTGCCTAGTGTTAAGAAGCTTAGTTTAATATTGAGGTAAAGGGCCCAGGGCATGCTCATACGGGGATTTCTATTATAACCTTCAGTGTTTGCAGCTGATTGTCTGCGTGACTTTGTGG from Clupea harengus chromosome 8, Ch_v2.0.2, whole genome shotgun sequence encodes:
- the nsrp1 gene encoding nuclear speckle splicing regulatory protein 1; this encodes MAAPGKKYGLILSQKKAQTPKAFSASSVFGDDSDDEISVGESLQKEAIKKKVMKQTKLEMQKALEQDSSVYEYDNVYDDIQKERLETNQKILGGTDKKPKYINQLLRAVEDRKKEQERRDERKIQKEREAEGEKFADKDAYVTSAYRQKLKEREEELEKEKRMEAMEAALDVKKQKDLSGFYRHLLNQTVGEERIPDGTTHRDEKIKVEKDHTPPPSPPCDVDSADEDEDEPRDVKPEFNKSAHNSSHSKRQYRKQRSPSPDSREEDNKDRTRERKRDSDRDRDRDRERERDRDREREDRHGHRRDEKQHRREKERDRERDDERSRGRKDKEREDRHGKVEPRDRDREKDRERDRDKARNEERERESKEQGNHKNREREKQREDKNDDRTQNDEKEGEKTSEKVEKVEKEIKEEKKSETPADEATSASTAPEPSKFAKRSNDQTLSSARDRYLARQISRTTEKSYIEKED